The Devosia sp. MC521 genome has a segment encoding these proteins:
- a CDS encoding bifunctional (p)ppGpp synthetase/guanosine-3',5'-bis(diphosphate) 3'-pyrophosphohydrolase, whose translation MMRQYELVERVQAYNPDVDENLLNKAYVYAMQKHGSQKRASGDPYFHHPLEVAAILTELKLDDASVAVGLLHDTIEDTDATRAEIDQLFGAEIAAIVDGLTKIERLNLVSREEAQAENLRKLLLAISQDVRVLLVKLADRLHNMRTLDFMREDKQKRIAQETMDIYAPLAGRMGMQDMRNELEDLSFKILQPDHYAAIKSRLKELEDENREIIASISNELTDRLADAGIVARVKARVKAPYSIFSKIERKSIALEQLSDIIGFRVVVGSVEECYRTMGLVHTTWKVVPNRFKDYISVPKNNDYQSIHTTIVGPGRQRVELQIRTEEMDRIAEFGIAAHALYKDGASASLSRIEMESAAYGSLRQTISHLTSGIPTEEFLEYTKLELFQDQVFCFTPRGRLIALPRGATPIDFAYALHTDIGDTCVGAKINGLILPLVTQLRSGDEVEIMRDHNHRPPSNWSSIAATGKARAAIRRAVRQQATQRALALGEQVLSLLLDREGVMLEDSEAQALAEALNQPNKRELLIALGEGKIGSEELGTALEQVKGIRKRRRKLELPVADTADGWFALRATDHFRFRVAGGHLEGSEAWRALKQLDFHTAVVVSGEGVVPGDRLIGILQPEKPLMIYPAHSEALIAMHDSDVAWVDVRWNIAADAPDNLYALVISMESVNRPGSLAQISTAIASCDANINNLVMRMISPDFHQMIFEIEVRDLAQLTDVLATLKRSPGLSAVQRAGLREAGMISTLEWDGKVDRSARDE comes from the coding sequence ATGATGCGACAGTATGAGCTCGTCGAACGCGTTCAGGCGTATAACCCTGACGTCGACGAGAATTTGTTGAATAAGGCCTACGTCTACGCCATGCAGAAGCATGGTTCGCAAAAGCGCGCGTCTGGCGACCCCTACTTCCATCATCCGCTAGAAGTCGCTGCAATTCTCACAGAGTTGAAGCTGGACGACGCTTCGGTGGCTGTGGGCCTCCTCCACGACACCATTGAAGATACCGACGCGACTCGCGCGGAGATCGATCAACTTTTTGGCGCGGAAATCGCGGCCATTGTTGACGGTTTGACTAAGATTGAGCGCCTCAATCTCGTCTCTCGTGAAGAAGCCCAGGCGGAAAACCTGCGTAAGCTGCTGCTGGCGATTAGCCAGGACGTCCGCGTGTTGCTGGTGAAGCTGGCTGACCGGCTGCACAACATGCGTACGCTCGACTTCATGCGCGAGGACAAGCAGAAGCGCATTGCCCAAGAAACCATGGATATCTACGCGCCTCTCGCGGGGCGTATGGGTATGCAGGATATGCGTAACGAGTTGGAGGATCTCTCGTTCAAGATCCTGCAGCCCGATCATTACGCTGCCATCAAATCCCGCCTCAAGGAACTTGAGGACGAGAACCGCGAGATTATCGCTTCCATTTCCAATGAACTGACCGATCGTCTCGCCGATGCGGGGATCGTGGCGCGGGTAAAGGCGCGGGTGAAGGCCCCGTATTCGATTTTTTCCAAGATCGAACGGAAGTCGATCGCCCTTGAGCAGCTCTCGGACATCATTGGTTTCCGCGTGGTCGTTGGTTCAGTCGAAGAGTGCTATCGGACCATGGGTCTGGTGCACACGACCTGGAAGGTCGTGCCGAACCGGTTCAAGGACTATATCTCGGTCCCGAAGAACAATGATTACCAGTCGATCCACACCACCATTGTTGGGCCGGGGCGACAGCGTGTTGAGCTGCAAATTCGCACCGAAGAGATGGATCGGATCGCTGAGTTCGGTATCGCGGCTCACGCGCTCTATAAGGACGGTGCTTCCGCGAGCCTATCGCGCATTGAAATGGAATCGGCGGCTTACGGTTCTCTGCGCCAGACGATTAGCCATCTGACCTCGGGTATCCCCACCGAAGAATTCCTTGAATACACCAAGCTGGAATTGTTCCAGGATCAGGTGTTCTGCTTTACCCCGCGCGGCCGTCTGATCGCCTTGCCGCGCGGCGCGACCCCAATCGATTTTGCTTATGCACTGCATACCGACATCGGGGATACCTGCGTCGGGGCCAAGATCAACGGGCTTATTCTGCCACTCGTCACTCAGCTCCGGTCGGGCGATGAAGTGGAAATTATGCGCGACCACAATCATCGCCCGCCAAGCAACTGGAGCAGTATTGCTGCGACCGGCAAGGCGCGTGCTGCAATCCGTCGTGCTGTGCGTCAGCAAGCAACCCAGCGTGCCTTGGCGCTTGGCGAGCAAGTGCTGAGCCTGCTGCTCGACCGTGAAGGCGTGATGCTGGAAGACAGCGAAGCGCAGGCACTGGCTGAGGCTTTGAACCAGCCCAATAAGCGTGAATTGCTGATCGCATTGGGCGAAGGCAAAATTGGCTCAGAAGAGCTGGGCACTGCGCTTGAGCAGGTTAAGGGCATCCGCAAGCGTCGCCGGAAGTTGGAGCTTCCTGTGGCTGATACGGCTGATGGCTGGTTTGCGCTGCGCGCCACCGATCATTTCCGCTTCCGCGTTGCGGGTGGGCACCTCGAAGGTTCCGAAGCTTGGCGTGCGCTCAAGCAGCTCGACTTCCACACCGCTGTTGTGGTGTCGGGGGAGGGGGTTGTTCCGGGGGATCGCCTGATTGGCATTCTGCAGCCCGAAAAACCGCTTATGATCTATCCGGCACATTCCGAAGCGCTCATCGCTATGCATGATAGCGATGTGGCCTGGGTTGATGTGCGCTGGAACATTGCCGCGGACGCACCAGATAATCTCTACGCGCTGGTGATTTCGATGGAATCGGTCAACCGCCCGGGTTCTCTGGCGCAGATCTCGACCGCCATCGCGTCATGCGATGCGAACATCAATAACCTTGTCATGCGGATGATTTCGCCTGACTTCCACCAGATGATCTTTGAAATCGAGGTGCGCGACCTTGCGCAGCTCACCGATGTTCTGGCAACGCTCAAGCGTAGCCCTGGCCTCTCTGCCGTCCAGAGGGCTGGCCTGCGTGAAGCGGGAATGATCTCTACGCTAGAATGGGACGGCAAAGTCGACAGGAGTGCGCGTGATGAATAG
- the pyrE gene encoding orotate phosphoribosyltransferase — translation MNRDEVLDIFRECGAMLEGHFILSSGLRSPVFLQKAKVFQYAHQTEKLCKALAERIKAEVPGVTKVVSPAIGGIIPGYETSRHLNLPALYTERVDGKFELRRGFEISPDDKVIVVEDIVSTGLSIRECVEALRGIGANVVAAACLIDRSGGEADVGVPLISLIEFKVPAYPADNLPPELAAIPAVKPGSRGIQGVK, via the coding sequence ATGAATAGGGACGAAGTTCTGGATATCTTCCGGGAATGCGGTGCGATGCTGGAAGGACACTTCATTCTGTCCTCAGGCTTGCGCTCGCCGGTTTTCCTGCAGAAGGCCAAGGTCTTCCAATACGCGCATCAGACGGAAAAGCTCTGCAAGGCTCTGGCCGAACGCATCAAGGCTGAAGTGCCGGGCGTGACCAAGGTCGTGTCGCCAGCAATCGGCGGCATTATTCCGGGTTACGAAACCTCGCGTCACCTCAACCTGCCAGCGCTCTATACAGAACGCGTCGACGGCAAGTTCGAACTGCGTCGTGGCTTTGAAATCTCGCCTGATGACAAGGTCATCGTGGTTGAGGATATCGTTTCGACTGGTCTTTCGATCCGTGAGTGCGTGGAAGCGCTGCGCGGCATTGGTGCCAATGTGGTGGCTGCTGCGTGCCTGATTGACCGCTCGGGTGGCGAGGCCGATGTTGGCGTGCCGCTGATCTCGTTGATTGAATTTAAGGTTCCTGCCTATCCTGCGGACAATCTCCCGCCAGAATTGGCCGCTATTCCAGCTGTTAAGCCGGGGTCGCGCGGGATTCAGGGCGTAAAATAA
- the acpS gene encoding holo-ACP synthase, with protein MIIGLGSDLIEIHRVQATLDRHGERFTNRVFTDIERAKSDRRAERAASYAKRFAAKEAMSKALGTGISRGVYWRDMGVVNLPSGKPTMKLTNGAAKALARMMPEGHEPHIHITITDDAGLAQAFVIIEALPVAQG; from the coding sequence ATGATCATCGGCCTCGGCTCTGACCTTATCGAGATTCATCGCGTGCAGGCGACGTTGGACCGGCACGGCGAGCGGTTCACCAATCGCGTGTTTACAGACATTGAGCGCGCCAAGTCGGACCGTCGGGCTGAACGGGCGGCTTCTTACGCGAAACGCTTTGCGGCGAAAGAAGCCATGTCAAAAGCCTTGGGAACCGGCATCAGTCGTGGGGTTTATTGGCGCGATATGGGCGTCGTGAACCTGCCGAGTGGCAAGCCCACCATGAAGCTCACCAATGGTGCAGCCAAAGCGCTGGCCCGGATGATGCCAGAGGGGCACGAGCCCCACATTCACATAACCATCACCGACGACGCAGGTTTAGCGCAGGCTTTCGTTATCATTGAAGCTCTCCCGGTCGCTCAAGGTTGA
- the lepB gene encoding signal peptidase I, which produces MNQLADKPQKTLKPKSAKNEWLDTIIVVVEALAIAIFLRFFLYQPFSIPTASMQQTLMIGDYFVANKFVWGYGKHSFSLGRYGNFAALDFELPIGNRILGRDPNRGDVAVFRPVPQNMEYIKRIVGMPGDRIQVKEGRLYINGTMVEREEIGKAMDTDSNFDTREVTVYRETFPEGTSHIIQEISDNQQLDNTPEYVVPANHYFMMGDNRDRSADSRVLSQVGYVPSVNLIAKAEARFFSIKDNLPPWQIWQWPANVRWDRMFQSIH; this is translated from the coding sequence ATGAACCAGCTTGCGGACAAGCCCCAAAAAACGCTCAAGCCTAAGTCGGCAAAGAACGAATGGCTCGATACCATCATTGTGGTTGTCGAAGCGCTGGCGATTGCGATCTTCCTGCGGTTCTTCCTCTATCAGCCGTTCTCGATCCCGACCGCTTCGATGCAGCAGACGCTGATGATCGGCGACTACTTCGTCGCTAACAAGTTCGTGTGGGGCTACGGCAAGCACTCGTTCTCGCTTGGCCGCTATGGCAATTTCGCAGCGCTCGATTTCGAATTGCCAATCGGCAATCGTATCCTGGGTCGTGATCCGAACCGTGGCGATGTTGCTGTGTTCCGTCCCGTTCCGCAGAACATGGAATACATCAAGCGTATTGTCGGCATGCCGGGCGACCGTATTCAGGTTAAGGAAGGGCGTCTGTACATCAACGGCACCATGGTTGAGCGCGAAGAGATCGGCAAAGCCATGGATACCGACTCCAATTTCGACACCCGCGAAGTCACGGTTTACCGCGAGACTTTCCCGGAAGGCACGAGCCACATCATTCAGGAAATCAGCGACAATCAGCAGCTCGATAACACGCCTGAGTATGTTGTGCCGGCGAACCACTATTTCATGATGGGTGACAACCGTGACCGCTCGGCCGACAGCCGCGTGCTCAGCCAGGTTGGCTATGTCCCTTCGGTCAACCTTATCGCAAAGGCGGAAGCACGCTTCTTCTCCATCAAGGACAACCTGCCGCCGTGGCAGATTTGGCAGTGGCCTGCCAATGTTCGTTGGGATCGCATGTTCCAGTCCATTCACTAA
- the rnc gene encoding ribonuclease III, with amino-acid sequence MTSRIKSRTALQDRLGYDFADPDLLERALTHSSALSPAKRIDRSYQRLEFLGDRVLGLVVADMLYQRYEKSNEGELSRTLNTLVRKETCADIARRLGLGKEMVLGDSEARSGGAEKDAILGDVTEAIIGAIYLDGGLDPAAHFIQRNFEGVLDGGQANRADAKTTLQEWAQARGLEVPAYTLVERTGPDHAPEFTIAVDLSGFERISATGPSKKIAEHRVAEQFLILQKVWKETK; translated from the coding sequence ATGACATCACGTATTAAATCGCGGACCGCGCTGCAGGACCGGCTAGGCTATGATTTTGCCGACCCGGACCTGCTCGAGCGGGCCCTTACCCATTCCAGCGCTTTGTCTCCGGCAAAGCGCATTGACCGTTCTTACCAGCGGTTGGAATTTCTCGGCGACCGTGTGCTCGGGCTCGTCGTCGCTGACATGCTTTATCAACGCTATGAAAAGTCAAACGAAGGCGAGTTGAGCCGTACGCTCAACACGCTCGTGCGCAAGGAAACCTGCGCGGACATCGCGCGTCGTCTTGGCTTAGGCAAAGAGATGGTGCTCGGCGACAGCGAAGCGCGCTCCGGCGGCGCTGAAAAGGATGCTATTCTCGGCGACGTGACGGAAGCCATTATCGGGGCGATCTATCTCGATGGCGGTCTCGATCCAGCTGCCCATTTCATCCAGCGCAATTTCGAAGGCGTTCTGGATGGTGGTCAGGCAAACCGTGCAGACGCGAAAACGACCCTGCAAGAATGGGCGCAGGCGCGGGGACTTGAAGTCCCGGCCTATACGCTTGTCGAGCGCACCGGTCCCGACCACGCCCCAGAATTTACGATCGCCGTTGATCTTTCCGGCTTTGAACGCATTTCAGCTACAGGCCCTTCCAAGAAGATCGCCGAGCATCGCGTCGCCGAACAATTCCTGATCCTGCAGAAGGTCTGGAAGGAAACAAAATGA
- the era gene encoding GTPase Era → MTQNIEMTDTACGFIALVGAPNAGKSTLLNSLVGTKVSIVTHKAQTTRSQVRGVLTLEQTQLVFVDTPGVFQPKRRLDRAMVDSAWGGAGDADIVAFIVDAERGITSDIEALIEGLKNINHPKVLILNKIDQVQREKLLHLAHDLNEHLRFEATFMLSALKGDGVKDFIDWAAKHVPPGPWHFPEDHLTDLTMAITAAEVTREKLFLRVHDEIPYNSTVETESFKIQKDGSYKIDQVIYLSRESHKKIVLGAGGQTIKAIGADSRRELMDMYEVPIHLFLFVKVREKWAEDPERYQEMGLEFPSDKK, encoded by the coding sequence ATGACACAGAATATCGAAATGACCGACACCGCTTGCGGCTTTATCGCGCTGGTTGGCGCGCCCAACGCCGGTAAGTCGACCCTATTGAACTCGCTGGTTGGCACGAAGGTGTCCATCGTGACTCACAAGGCGCAAACCACCCGTAGCCAAGTGCGCGGTGTGCTGACGCTTGAACAGACCCAGCTTGTTTTCGTTGACACGCCCGGTGTGTTCCAGCCAAAGCGCCGTCTTGACCGCGCTATGGTCGATAGCGCCTGGGGCGGGGCAGGTGACGCTGACATCGTCGCCTTCATCGTCGACGCAGAGCGCGGCATCACGAGCGACATCGAAGCGCTCATCGAGGGCTTGAAGAACATCAACCACCCAAAGGTGCTGATCCTCAACAAGATCGACCAGGTACAGCGCGAAAAGCTGTTGCACCTCGCGCATGATCTCAACGAGCATCTTCGCTTTGAAGCAACCTTTATGCTGTCCGCGCTCAAGGGCGACGGCGTCAAGGACTTCATCGATTGGGCTGCAAAGCACGTCCCACCGGGCCCATGGCACTTCCCAGAAGATCACCTGACCGATCTGACCATGGCGATCACTGCGGCGGAAGTGACGCGCGAAAAGCTATTCCTGCGCGTCCATGATGAGATCCCATACAACTCCACGGTCGAAACCGAGAGTTTTAAGATCCAGAAGGATGGCTCCTACAAGATCGATCAGGTGATCTACCTGTCGCGTGAGAGCCATAAGAAGATCGTGCTCGGTGCAGGTGGCCAGACCATCAAGGCCATTGGCGCGGACAGCCGTCGTGAACTGATGGACATGTACGAAGTGCCGATCCATCTCTTCCTTTTCGTCAAGGTCCGCGAAAAGTGGGCTGAAGACCCAGAGCGCTATCAGGAAATGGGCCTCGAATTCCCCTCTGATAAGAAGTAG
- the recO gene encoding DNA repair protein RecO, with protein MEWTGEGLLIGAKRQGETSLIAEVMVAGRGRQLGLIRGGRSPKLAAALQPGNVLQVTWRSRLESQLGFFTVELLHARAAELIADRDRLYLAQTVFEHLHLLPEREAADRLLGMALRLIDAKPDAIALVRFELALLDELGFGLDLTQCGATGATHDLTHVSPRTGRAVCREAAEPYRDRLLKLPSFLFERGNASPDDIRDAFTLTEHFLRAHFWSTGQTHAPATRAPLVENLTKH; from the coding sequence ATGGAATGGACCGGTGAAGGCCTGCTGATAGGCGCTAAACGCCAAGGTGAAACCAGCCTCATTGCTGAGGTGATGGTGGCCGGGCGCGGGCGTCAGCTGGGCCTGATCCGGGGAGGGCGGTCGCCCAAACTGGCGGCCGCTTTGCAGCCAGGCAATGTGCTCCAAGTGACGTGGCGTTCGCGGCTTGAAAGTCAGCTTGGCTTTTTCACGGTAGAGCTACTCCATGCTCGTGCTGCAGAGCTGATTGCCGATCGCGATAGGCTCTATCTGGCGCAGACTGTTTTTGAGCATCTCCATCTCCTGCCAGAGCGTGAAGCGGCCGATCGGCTGTTGGGCATGGCCCTGCGTTTGATCGATGCGAAACCCGATGCGATTGCATTGGTGCGGTTTGAGCTCGCGCTGCTGGATGAATTGGGTTTCGGGCTAGATCTCACCCAATGCGGCGCCACTGGGGCTACACACGACCTTACCCACGTTTCTCCTCGAACGGGCAGAGCCGTATGCCGCGAGGCGGCGGAGCCCTATCGTGATAGGCTCCTGAAATTGCCGAGTTTTCTGTTTGAACGTGGGAATGCGTCGCCAGACGACATCCGGGATGCGTTCACATTGACAGAGCATTTTCTCAGGGCCCATTTCTGGTCTACCGGTCAGACCCATGCGCCAGCCACTCGTGCGCCACTCGTTGAAAACCTAACAAAGCATTGA
- a CDS encoding DoxX family protein, with the protein MVGKIIYWVSTAMFLAIYLVSTFAYITDTAGAQAGYVAIGYPAYLVPLMMIVKPLGVLAVLVRKPVWLAQLAYAGFFYHLLIAASAHISAGIPGVEIAVALFVLMLLSYFTQNVARAEKAAYVPDWFNRFA; encoded by the coding sequence TTGGTTGGTAAAATCATATACTGGGTCAGCACCGCGATGTTTCTCGCCATTTATCTGGTGAGCACATTTGCCTACATCACTGACACGGCCGGTGCGCAAGCAGGGTATGTTGCGATCGGCTATCCTGCCTATCTCGTGCCGCTGATGATGATTGTGAAGCCGTTAGGCGTTTTGGCCGTTCTGGTTCGTAAGCCTGTCTGGCTCGCGCAGCTTGCTTATGCAGGTTTTTTCTACCACCTCCTCATCGCTGCGAGCGCTCATATTTCCGCGGGCATACCCGGTGTTGAAATCGCGGTAGCCCTCTTTGTTTTGATGCTGTTGTCCTATTTCACGCAGAACGTAGCGCGCGCTGAAAAGGCGGCTTATGTGCCTGATTGGTTTAACCGTTTCGCATAA
- the parC gene encoding DNA topoisomerase IV subunit A, whose translation MSDADTTPPPDDLRIVDLKQALEERYLSYALSTITQRALPDARDGLKPVHRRILHAMRLLKLDPSQGYKKSARVVGDVIGKFHPHGDSSIYDALVRLAQDFSLRYPLVDGQGNFGNIDGDSAAAMRYTESRMTEVATRLLEGITENAIDFKPTYDGEDDEPIVLPSNFPNLLANGSMGIAVGMATSVPPHNIVELCNASLKLIQNPNATVEELIQQDLSAPPSMDDLVRGPDYPTGGQLVESRSAIVHAYETGRGSFRTRATWDKEDKGRGVYQIVVTQIPYGVQKSRLVEKIAELLLAKKLPLLKDVRDESADDIRLILEPKNGQVDAVILMEQLFKLTELEVRFGLNLNVLDRGTMPRVMSLADALRAWLEHRKEVLVRRSQFRVDQITARLEVLDGYIIAYLNLDEVIRIIREDDDPKASLIATFKLTDNQAEAILNMRLRSLRKLEEMELRTEHSNLSEERTKLEALLGSEKRQWGEIAKQVEALKKSYPLFTKDGVPHPLGARRTILGVAPKADLAEITEAFIEREPITVVLSEKGWIRAPKGHNATVDDKAFKSGDRLRLSFNCETTDKLLMLTTDGRVYTIVADKLPGGRGQGEPVRLLVDMEEGADIVALFVHKPGQKRIIASSAGYGFIVSEDDIIANTRKGKQVLNVSAPEEAKLIVPSDGDRVAIIGQNRKLLVFPMTQLAQMTRGKGVRLQRYKDGGVSDIKTFFAADGLTWQDSSGRTYSKPTEELVDWAGDRAAAGRQPPTGFPKNNKFVG comes from the coding sequence ATGTCAGATGCAGATACCACCCCGCCGCCGGATGACCTCCGGATCGTCGACCTTAAGCAGGCGCTTGAGGAGAGGTATCTAAGCTACGCCCTCTCCACCATTACGCAACGTGCGTTGCCAGACGCGCGTGACGGGCTCAAGCCTGTGCACCGCCGTATTCTGCACGCAATGCGACTGCTGAAGCTCGATCCGAGCCAGGGCTATAAGAAGTCCGCGCGTGTGGTTGGCGACGTGATCGGTAAGTTCCACCCACACGGCGACTCTTCGATTTATGACGCCTTGGTGCGTTTGGCGCAGGACTTCTCGCTGCGCTATCCGCTGGTCGACGGGCAGGGCAACTTCGGTAATATCGACGGCGATAGCGCTGCGGCGATGCGTTATACGGAAAGCCGTATGACCGAGGTTGCTACGCGTCTGCTCGAAGGCATCACCGAAAACGCCATCGATTTTAAGCCGACCTATGACGGGGAAGACGACGAGCCGATCGTGCTGCCGTCGAACTTCCCGAACCTGCTTGCCAACGGTTCCATGGGTATTGCTGTGGGCATGGCGACGTCTGTCCCGCCCCATAACATTGTTGAGCTGTGTAACGCATCGCTCAAGCTCATCCAGAATCCAAATGCGACGGTTGAAGAACTCATCCAGCAAGATCTGTCCGCGCCGCCAAGCATGGATGACCTTGTGCGCGGGCCGGACTATCCAACCGGTGGCCAACTGGTCGAAAGCCGCTCGGCGATTGTTCATGCCTATGAGACTGGGCGTGGCTCGTTCCGTACGCGCGCCACGTGGGACAAGGAAGACAAGGGACGCGGCGTCTATCAGATCGTCGTCACCCAGATTCCTTACGGCGTACAGAAATCGCGCCTCGTCGAAAAAATTGCTGAACTGCTGTTGGCGAAAAAACTGCCGCTGCTTAAGGACGTGCGCGACGAGAGCGCCGACGACATTCGTCTTATCCTCGAACCGAAGAACGGTCAGGTCGACGCTGTCATTCTGATGGAGCAGCTGTTCAAGCTGACCGAGCTCGAAGTGCGCTTCGGCCTCAACCTCAATGTGCTTGATCGGGGCACAATGCCCCGCGTGATGAGCCTCGCCGATGCACTGCGCGCTTGGCTTGAGCATCGTAAAGAAGTTTTGGTTCGCCGCTCGCAGTTCCGCGTTGACCAGATCACGGCCCGTCTTGAGGTGCTTGATGGTTACATCATCGCCTATCTCAACCTCGACGAAGTGATCCGGATCATTCGTGAGGATGACGATCCCAAAGCCAGTTTGATTGCGACGTTCAAACTGACGGACAATCAGGCCGAAGCTATTCTCAACATGCGCCTGCGCTCTTTGCGCAAGCTCGAAGAGATGGAACTGCGGACTGAGCACTCGAACCTGTCCGAAGAGCGCACCAAGCTTGAGGCATTGCTGGGGTCTGAAAAGCGTCAGTGGGGCGAAATCGCCAAGCAGGTGGAAGCTCTCAAGAAGTCCTATCCCTTGTTCACCAAAGACGGCGTGCCGCATCCGCTGGGCGCTCGGCGCACTATTCTGGGTGTTGCACCGAAAGCCGACCTCGCGGAGATCACTGAAGCCTTTATCGAACGTGAACCGATTACCGTGGTGCTCTCCGAAAAGGGTTGGATCCGTGCGCCAAAGGGGCACAATGCCACTGTGGACGATAAGGCGTTCAAGAGCGGCGACCGCTTGCGGCTGTCGTTCAACTGCGAAACCACCGACAAGCTGCTCATGCTGACCACGGATGGTCGTGTTTACACCATCGTTGCGGACAAATTGCCCGGCGGGCGAGGGCAGGGCGAGCCAGTGCGCCTGTTGGTGGATATGGAAGAGGGTGCCGACATTGTCGCGCTGTTTGTCCATAAGCCGGGCCAGAAGCGTATCATCGCCTCGTCGGCAGGGTATGGTTTCATTGTGTCCGAAGATGACATCATCGCCAACACCCGCAAGGGCAAGCAGGTGCTCAATGTCAGTGCGCCGGAAGAAGCGAAATTGATCGTACCGAGCGACGGCGACCGCGTGGCGATCATCGGGCAAAATCGCAAGCTGCTGGTTTTCCCAATGACACAGCTTGCGCAGATGACGCGCGGCAAGGGCGTTCGGCTCCAGCGCTATAAGGATGGCGGTGTTTCCGACATCAAGACCTTCTTCGCCGCTGACGGCCTCACCTGGCAGGATAGCTCAGGACGGACTTACTCCAAGCCGACCGAGGAGCTGGTGGATTGGGCCGGGGACCGAGCGGCAGCAGGGCGCCAACCCCCAACCGGGTTCCCGAAGAATAACAAGTTTGTTGGCTAA
- a CDS encoding globin-coupled sensor protein: MAAQASSASELEERLTFIGLDERALAELATIQGYLDRHLPMALERFYEKIATVPAVNRFFADNAQMRRAESSQIDHWKKIAAGRFDQQYVEASRRIGLRHARIGLEPRWYIGGYGVIVDHLVSGVIQEFIADNLHTSAKGLFGRKTGNDNAETNQKVVELGAALTQVFKAILIDVDQAVTVYFDKMTEDAAAISKENADKVLHAVTATGNVLQKMADGDLRERIEQELDPSMAQLKRDTNAVGEKLSGIIHQLRDTSSSLKIATSELLSGANDLSARTQRQAATIERPSTGMNQLVDAVLDNAKIANDAAGSSNLSMRTSEEGRLAMSEATTAMEQLADTSEKIAKIVGMIDDIAFQTNLLALNASVEAARAGEAGNGFSVVAVEVRRLAQSTAQASSEVKGLIEQSGVEVRNGGRLVTEAANRFDAMQTSASKTNELVEVIAQKSQVQAAAIEEISRSIREMDEMTQHNAALVEETNAAIEQTEEQAHRLDKVVDVFMINPMPNKHEAGQHIRPLSQKRA; encoded by the coding sequence ATGGCTGCACAAGCTAGCTCCGCCAGTGAATTGGAAGAACGTCTCACCTTCATTGGTTTAGATGAAAGAGCTCTCGCGGAGCTCGCAACCATCCAAGGGTATCTCGACCGTCACCTGCCTATGGCCCTCGAGCGGTTCTACGAGAAAATCGCGACAGTTCCAGCGGTCAATCGCTTCTTTGCCGACAATGCACAAATGCGGCGAGCAGAAAGTAGCCAAATTGATCACTGGAAGAAGATCGCCGCAGGCCGCTTCGACCAGCAGTATGTCGAGGCCTCCCGCCGTATTGGACTGCGCCACGCGCGTATCGGCCTAGAGCCCCGCTGGTACATCGGCGGCTACGGCGTGATTGTCGACCACCTTGTAAGCGGGGTCATTCAAGAGTTTATCGCCGATAATCTACATACGAGTGCGAAGGGCCTGTTTGGCCGGAAAACCGGCAATGACAATGCCGAGACCAACCAAAAGGTTGTTGAGCTCGGCGCCGCCCTCACTCAGGTCTTCAAAGCCATTCTCATCGACGTCGATCAGGCCGTGACCGTCTATTTCGACAAAATGACCGAAGACGCCGCCGCCATTTCCAAGGAAAACGCCGACAAGGTTCTGCATGCTGTGACAGCAACCGGCAATGTCCTTCAAAAAATGGCAGATGGTGACCTACGGGAGCGGATCGAGCAGGAGCTTGATCCCAGCATGGCTCAGCTTAAGCGGGACACCAACGCTGTGGGCGAAAAACTCTCTGGCATTATCCATCAATTGCGAGACACCTCTTCGTCGCTTAAAATCGCGACATCGGAGCTTCTCTCCGGTGCAAACGATCTTTCGGCTCGAACACAGCGCCAAGCCGCAACCATCGAGCGACCCTCCACCGGGATGAACCAGCTTGTCGACGCGGTCCTCGACAACGCCAAGATCGCCAATGACGCCGCTGGATCCTCCAACCTGTCCATGAGGACATCCGAAGAAGGACGCCTCGCCATGTCGGAAGCCACAACGGCCATGGAACAACTGGCAGACACGTCCGAAAAGATCGCCAAGATTGTCGGCATGATCGACGACATTGCATTCCAAACCAACCTCCTCGCGCTCAATGCCTCTGTCGAGGCAGCGCGTGCGGGCGAAGCCGGAAACGGTTTCTCTGTCGTCGCTGTTGAAGTCCGGCGCCTAGCGCAGTCGACTGCACAGGCCTCCAGTGAGGTGAAAGGCCTGATCGAGCAGTCGGGGGTGGAAGTGCGGAACGGAGGGCGCCTTGTTACCGAAGCTGCCAATCGGTTCGATGCGATGCAAACTTCTGCCAGCAAAACCAACGAACTCGTCGAGGTTATTGCCCAAAAGAGTCAGGTGCAGGCAGCAGCAATTGAGGAAATTAGCCGCTCCATTCGAGAGATGGATGAAATGACCCAGCACAACGCCGCGCTAGTCGAGGAAACAAATGCTGCGATTGAGCAAACCGAAGAGCAGGCGCACCGCCTCGATAAGGTCGTTGACGTGTTCATGATTAACCCCATGCCCAACAAGCACGAAGCTGGTCAGCACATAAGACCTTTGAGTCAAAAAAGAGCCTGA